The Macrobrachium nipponense isolate FS-2020 chromosome 19, ASM1510439v2, whole genome shotgun sequence genome contains a region encoding:
- the LOC135211858 gene encoding uncharacterized protein LOC135211858 — MYHHVRVPVEDCDLLRFLWWPGEDTALEPAEYQMVMHPLGVKSSGNCVNHALRHTAEEHGHKYCNEASEAIMKNFYADNLLKAHDDEEHLKMMMVDVTSLCADGGWCLNQWTSSNRGLLSVISESE, encoded by the coding sequence ATGTATCATCATGTTCGGGTTCCGGTGGAGGATTGTGACTTGTTACGGTTCCTGTGGTGGCCAGGAGAGGACACAGCTCTGGAACCTGCAGAGTACCAGATGGTCATGCACCCGCTTGGTGTCAAGTCCTCTGGAAACTGCGTCAACCATGCACTCCGTCATACTGCAGAAGAACATGGGCACAAGTACTGCAATGAGGCGTCTGAAGCTATCATGAAGAACTTCTACGCCGATAACCTCCTCAAGGCCCATGACGACGAGGAGCATCTCAAGATGATGATGGTAGACGTGACTTCGCTCTGTGCTGATGGAGGCTGGTGTCTGAACCAATGGACGTCAAGCAACAGGGGACTGCTCTCTGTCATTTCCGAGTCAGAGTGA
- the LOC135211866 gene encoding uncharacterized protein LOC135211866 yields the protein MKDRPYTRRGILSVVASVYGPLGLVTLFILPAKLQLQDMCREQLNWDDNIGEAEVVKWKSWCDQLSLLETMKVDHSYVPDYFGPVQTFQLHHFADASQLGYSTASYL from the coding sequence ATGAAGGATAGACCATACACCAGGAGAGGCATACTATCTGTTGTAGCTTCAGTATATGGCCCATTGGGACTCGTCACACTGTTCATACTACCTGCCAAGCTCCAGCTTCAGGACATGTGCCGTGAGCAGTTGAATTGGGATGACAACATTGGAGAAGCAGAAGTGGTGAAGTGGAAGTCTTGGTGTGATCAGCTTTCTCTCCTAGAGACCATGAAGGTAGATCACTCCTATGTTCCAGATTACTTTGGACCAGTCCAGACCTTTCAGCTTCACCACTTCGCTGATGCAAGCCAGTTGGGATATAGTACGGCGTCTTATCTATGA
- the LOC135211850 gene encoding uncharacterized protein LOC135211850 yields the protein MYHHVRVPVEDCDLLRFLWWPGEDTALEPAEYQMVMHPLGVKSSGNCVNHALRHTAEEHGHKYCNEASEAIMKNFYADNLLKAHDDEEHLKMMMVDMTSLCADGGWCLNQWTSSNRGLLSVISESE from the coding sequence ATGTATCATCATGTTCGGGTTCCGGTGGAGGATTGTGACTTGTTACGGTTCCTGTGGTGGCCAGGAGAGGACACAGCACTGGAACCTGCAGAGTACCAGATGGTCATGCACCCGCTTGGTGTCAAGTCCTCTGGAAACTGCGTCAACCATGCACTCCGTCATACTGCAGAAGAACATGGGCACAAGTACTGCAATGAGGCGTCTGAAGCTATCATGAAGAACTTCTACGCCGATAACCTCCTCAAGGCCCATGACGACGAGGAGCATCTCAAGATGATGATGGTAGACATGACTTCGCTCTGTGCTGATGGAGGCTGGTGTCTGAACCAATGGACGTCAAGCAACAGGGGACTGCTCTCTGTCATTTCCGAGTCAGAGTGA